One part of the Thermococcus litoralis DSM 5473 genome encodes these proteins:
- a CDS encoding MFS transporter yields the protein MKKKVATSMQARKASLIAQNTQMPRWFYAFVPFKIATGGSSQVVPLYAMHLGAGAGEIGLLNALSTFASTIGTIFWGRLSDKMLKRKAFILMGLLSTSIFLSLLAFAGSFWDLLLINAVYSFFLASTVSIPVVLLFRNVRKTRWDEAVGKFNKIGGWAWVVGLLVGFTLIRFLSFKQLFLLFAVVNVPGFVIALKTIREAPVYLHRANIKPLVTQVIQKGRYLPNFIIHLLF from the coding sequence ATGAAGAAAAAAGTAGCCACAAGCATGCAGGCAAGAAAGGCATCCCTAATAGCCCAGAACACCCAAATGCCTAGGTGGTTTTATGCCTTCGTGCCCTTTAAGATAGCCACAGGTGGCTCTTCTCAAGTCGTTCCCCTCTATGCTATGCATCTCGGCGCTGGGGCAGGAGAGATAGGACTATTGAACGCACTCTCGACCTTTGCCTCCACTATAGGGACGATATTCTGGGGCAGATTGAGCGATAAAATGCTTAAAAGAAAAGCCTTTATTTTAATGGGTCTTTTAAGTACTTCAATCTTTCTGAGCCTGTTGGCGTTTGCAGGGAGTTTTTGGGATCTTCTTTTAATCAACGCGGTCTATTCATTTTTCTTAGCTTCCACTGTTTCGATACCAGTTGTTCTCCTCTTTAGAAACGTGAGAAAGACAAGATGGGACGAGGCTGTAGGGAAGTTCAACAAAATCGGTGGCTGGGCGTGGGTTGTGGGGCTTTTAGTAGGCTTCACGCTCATTAGATTTTTAAGTTTTAAGCAACTCTTCCTTCTCTTTGCTGTAGTAAACGTTCCGGGGTTTGTTATAGCTTTGAAAACGATCAGAGAAGCTCCGGTTTATCTCCATAGGGCTAACATAAAGCCCCTTGTGACCCAGGTTATTCAGAAGGGTCGTTATCTTCCGAACTTTATCATTCACTTACTCTTCTGA